A genomic region of Exiguobacterium oxidotolerans JCM 12280 contains the following coding sequences:
- a CDS encoding DUF1643 domain-containing protein produces the protein MTQPDLSSLQIEESSIRVKTTFDADKTKRYLRSYIFDDIEEGTHVAAMIYTPRTTDAFLSGTTTQRAYNLMKKHVSAPVKQYDIISLMPDLLVSEDLPFAQASYDEINYQFVEQTLQQVRAKNGVVLCGWGSPGRLMHHLPAFEDLFNEYADILYCSGITSKGEPNHLRLTVDDSPMITYREMQQKAKKLRRK, from the coding sequence ATGACACAACCCGATCTTTCATCACTTCAGATCGAGGAATCGTCAATCCGCGTCAAGACGACATTTGATGCAGACAAGACGAAACGTTATTTGCGAAGCTACATCTTCGACGACATCGAGGAAGGAACGCACGTCGCCGCGATGATTTATACACCGCGGACGACGGACGCCTTCTTGTCCGGGACGACGACACAACGGGCGTATAACTTGATGAAGAAACACGTCAGTGCTCCCGTCAAACAATACGATATCATCAGCTTGATGCCTGATTTACTCGTCAGTGAAGATTTACCGTTCGCCCAGGCGAGCTATGACGAAATCAACTACCAATTCGTCGAACAGACGTTACAGCAAGTCCGCGCCAAAAATGGTGTTGTCTTATGCGGATGGGGCTCCCCCGGTCGCTTGATGCACCACTTGCCTGCATTCGAAGATTTATTCAACGAATATGCCGACATATTATACTGCTCCGGCATCACGTCTAAAGGCGAACCGAACCACTTGCGTCTGACCGTCGACGACAGTCCGATGATTACGTATCGTGAGATGCAACAAAAAGCGAAAAAACTGCGGCGTAAATAA
- a CDS encoding lytic transglycosylase domain-containing protein — protein sequence MRKFLRVSILFVLFVLIAGSFVYWQNRERVQNELYRTYYGQYGVPAENIDIYEQAGDRYEIDWKLLAAIHRVETIFSNSSAMQSSVGAIGPFQFMPKTWVGWGYEGGTSLGDIEHDGIDLTDPEAIEKYGGLGVDADQDGKADPTNLTDSAHTAAKYLNQHDVTKTSERQTLESALFEYNRSEQYVVDVLAQYDNYQQQVETIDANDLDFKQKTLALLLRVSSRLLN from the coding sequence ATGCGAAAGTTTTTACGAGTTAGCATCTTGTTCGTACTGTTCGTCCTCATCGCCGGCAGCTTCGTCTACTGGCAGAATCGGGAACGTGTCCAAAATGAATTGTATCGTACCTATTACGGGCAATACGGCGTCCCTGCCGAGAACATCGACATCTACGAACAAGCCGGTGACCGTTATGAAATCGATTGGAAGCTGTTAGCAGCAATCCATCGGGTCGAGACGATTTTTTCGAACTCTTCCGCGATGCAGTCGTCCGTCGGCGCCATCGGTCCATTCCAATTCATGCCGAAAACATGGGTCGGTTGGGGATATGAAGGTGGTACGTCGCTTGGTGACATCGAGCACGACGGGATTGATTTGACGGATCCGGAAGCAATTGAAAAGTATGGCGGTCTTGGGGTCGATGCTGACCAGGACGGCAAAGCCGATCCGACGAACCTGACGGATAGCGCCCATACGGCAGCAAAGTACCTCAACCAGCATGACGTCACGAAAACATCTGAACGCCAGACGCTCGAGTCCGCACTGTTTGAATACAATCGCAGTGAACAATATGTCGTCGACGTCCTCGCACAATATGATAACTACCAACAGCAAGTCGAGACGATTGATGCGAACGACCTCGACTTCAAACAAAAGACACTCGCCCTACTTCTTCGCGTCAGCTCACGTTTACTCAATTAA